In the Kribbella sp. NBC_00482 genome, one interval contains:
- a CDS encoding ABC transporter ATP-binding protein — MQKSPSDIPAVKVQDVSITYRTTFERVPTFKSALVRFGRGERAVREVKAVQNVSFDVNHGTTIGIIGANGAGKSTLMRAVAGILPPTSGRIEVHGRVSTLLSLGVGFNAALSGKENVVLGGLAAGLSRKEIEARYEEIAEFAELGDFMEMPMRTYSSGMFSRLAFSVAVHMDPDILLIDEALSAGDASFKSKAAAKMGELVTNSRTMFLVSHAMSSVREMCNDCIWLHKGKLMMRGEPNEVIQAYTKFLQVGEAEAVSLEDL, encoded by the coding sequence ATGCAGAAGAGCCCTTCGGACATTCCGGCCGTCAAGGTGCAGGACGTGTCCATCACCTACCGGACCACGTTCGAGCGGGTGCCGACGTTCAAGAGCGCTCTGGTGCGCTTCGGTCGCGGCGAGCGGGCGGTCCGTGAGGTCAAGGCCGTCCAGAACGTCTCGTTCGACGTCAACCACGGCACCACGATCGGCATCATCGGCGCGAACGGCGCCGGGAAGTCGACGCTGATGCGCGCGGTCGCCGGCATCCTGCCGCCGACCTCGGGCCGGATCGAGGTGCACGGCCGGGTCTCCACCCTGCTGTCGCTGGGCGTCGGCTTCAACGCCGCCCTGTCCGGCAAGGAGAACGTGGTCCTCGGCGGACTCGCGGCGGGCCTGAGCCGCAAGGAGATCGAGGCCCGGTACGAGGAGATCGCGGAGTTCGCCGAGCTCGGTGACTTCATGGAGATGCCGATGCGGACGTACTCGTCCGGCATGTTCAGCCGGCTGGCGTTCTCCGTCGCGGTGCACATGGATCCGGACATCCTGCTGATCGACGAGGCGCTGTCGGCGGGTGACGCGTCGTTCAAGAGCAAGGCCGCGGCCAAGATGGGCGAACTGGTCACGAACAGCCGGACCATGTTCCTGGTCAGCCACGCGATGAGCAGTGTCCGCGAGATGTGCAACGACTGCATCTGGTTGCACAAGGGCAAGCTGATGATGCGCGGTGAGCCGAACGAGGTCATCCAGGCCTACACGAAGTTCCTGCAGGTCGGCGAAGCAGAAGCTGTCTCACTCGAGGACCTCTGA
- a CDS encoding glycosyltransferase gives MSRSTAPDVGIITTGHDVADARLHKITAALQHRDLSVELWGLGDADGGPEGAVVHAGPRGNLVQRLARTAVLPWRTKAKVVMTVDPDMIPFTRLVTALRRRKFVVDVHEDYERLLADRAWAQGPAGLPARLIVRAGSKLAAGADLTVVADSHLAPHQAKHRIVVQNLPNRGFLAPSPPTGAPRAVYVGDLRRSRGLFDMVETVAAAPDWSLDLVGPVAPSDRDELEARIAQPDLTGRVRLHGRQPPADAWQLTKGAWASLAMLQPTPAFVEAMPSKIYEYLASGLPVLSTRLPRQTKVIEESGGGVLVDSVAEASETLRRWSADPGELEKLRDHALQWAADHLPTNTPYDDLADAILKLLKDPASLKGRA, from the coding sequence ATGTCACGCAGCACCGCGCCGGACGTGGGGATCATCACGACCGGCCACGACGTGGCCGATGCGCGCCTGCACAAGATCACCGCTGCCCTGCAGCACCGTGATCTGTCGGTCGAGCTGTGGGGCCTCGGCGACGCCGACGGTGGACCGGAGGGTGCTGTGGTGCACGCCGGACCGCGCGGCAACCTGGTGCAGCGGCTGGCCCGGACTGCCGTACTGCCGTGGCGGACCAAGGCCAAGGTGGTGATGACGGTCGACCCGGACATGATCCCGTTCACCCGGCTCGTCACCGCGCTGCGGCGGCGCAAGTTCGTGGTCGACGTGCACGAGGATTACGAGCGGCTGCTGGCCGATCGCGCGTGGGCGCAGGGTCCTGCGGGTCTGCCGGCCCGGCTGATCGTGCGCGCCGGGTCGAAGCTGGCCGCGGGCGCCGATCTCACCGTGGTCGCAGACTCGCACCTCGCACCTCACCAGGCGAAGCACCGCATCGTGGTGCAGAACCTTCCCAACCGCGGCTTCCTGGCCCCGTCCCCGCCCACCGGCGCACCGCGTGCGGTGTACGTCGGGGACCTGCGCAGGAGCCGTGGACTGTTCGACATGGTCGAGACCGTCGCCGCGGCGCCGGACTGGTCTCTCGACCTGGTCGGCCCGGTCGCACCGTCGGACCGGGACGAGCTGGAGGCCCGGATCGCGCAGCCCGACCTCACCGGTCGGGTCCGGCTGCACGGGCGCCAGCCACCGGCGGACGCGTGGCAGCTCACCAAGGGAGCTTGGGCGAGCCTGGCCATGCTGCAGCCGACCCCGGCGTTCGTGGAAGCGATGCCGTCCAAGATCTACGAGTACCTCGCCAGCGGTCTTCCCGTGCTGTCCACCCGGCTGCCCCGGCAGACCAAGGTGATCGAGGAGTCCGGTGGCGGAGTCCTGGTGGACTCGGTGGCGGAGGCGTCCGAGACCCTGCGGCGCTGGTCCGCGGACCCCGGTGAGCTGGAGAAGCTGCGCGACCACGCGCTGCAGTGGGCGGCGGACCATCTGCCCACGAACACGCCGTACGACGACCTGGCCGACGCGATTCTCAAACTGCTGAAGGACCCTGCTTCCTTGAAAGGACGTGCATGA